In Limanda limanda chromosome 21, fLimLim1.1, whole genome shotgun sequence, a genomic segment contains:
- the kat6b gene encoding histone acetyltransferase KAT6B, translating to MVKLANPLYTEWILEAIQKIKRQKQRPSEDRICHAVATSHGLDKKTVVEQLGLSVHDGSILKVTNKGSTSYKDPGNPARVGSVPPANVSVPSKESIWNSSDLRHIDWNKILNRAIGGLDDNHGSSLKNIERYLRNQGDLLNIVDNPAFRQRLRLAAKRSVNNGRLSKNGPRYKLSHGGVDPRGSRVLTTSPLVLTSVTLLPHERDQLRVDPIPICSFCLGTKESNRDKRPEELLSCADCGSSGHPSCLKFSPELTSNVKRLRWQCIECKTCSSCRIQGKNADEMLFCDSCDRGFHMECCDPPLSRMPKGTWICQVCRPKDNGRKLLHQKADQIKRRYAKPLGRPRNKLKQRISITRGDGCMVALGGRGSPGRGQKITVCSTPSSGHAASVKDARDRLAVADPCCAVNATQFTTSTPTTTTLPLTPTSTPATLTVNKKTKGLIDGLSKFFTPSPVGRRSRPVTVGSPAKQLSSRDKGPPKLSMPPELFTFAADATQMITLSSSSLPPAPTLPGFSPPSQVSSSSTSANSPQSSSSQSSVPSLSSLCNSSQLKGLFDGLSHIYTTQGQSRKKRPPCYAPPKRMHHKQDSPHASKTAPQPLGKNEFTKNRLHSTSAGPGRPRGHPFKMVSRFKRNPFLKKHRTLGRLRYKVSPQKGPPSPGKGDLTDGRIKPENNHGHNGDLRVKQEAQADFAAMSREHVREEDIETFKCVQELAAQRTGSLMNTDSLRCPAVIEFGKYEIQTWYSSPYPPEYSRLQKLYLCEFCLKYMRSKNILQRHTKKCGWFHPPANEIYRKDNLSVFEVDGNVSKLFCQNLCLLAKLFLDHKTLYYDVEPFLFYILTKNDEKGCHLVGYFSKEKLCQQKYNVSCIMIMPQYQRQGFGRFLIDFSYLLTRQEGQAGSPEKPLSDLGRLSYLAYWKSVILEYLYKHPDKHISVKGISRATGMCPHDIAATLQHLGMIDRQDGRIVLIRRERLIQRHKDTQRANPRQNDVDPDALRWTPSTSINAVLSEEEREAEMDAERLKEQAGCWEKEEREGYMMTHGSRQPLTKVHCKVPYRTYERRPAPPWARRIQQLQDVSDDEADDDEDDEDSDGSDGSPPILTKAHAMLAAKRKRTIVLKKRGRKRKRINSSVTTETISETTEVLNEPFDNSEDERPMPLLERTCRVGEREEEEEEEEEERKDKLPIMPIKRRRGRPRLEKNARKDNLEHWNEGADVLSKRPGRPRLVKRKKGWPKGVKRGPPKWRLKNERKMGFKLNLYTPPETPMEAEQHHIQTEEAKEEPDQDAAGTDKGSKAGRGVASPDIMSERLPSEPSSPADQASQKSSSPEGSPVASPVCSPAASPGPFSPRPDDRGDSPDPPEDDQQESEHEQEFPAKDADHSAQGAVSLENENEEEEEEDEQRTQIEDQDADDEEDSHRKTEAPESSKAELDQSWKETPECPPPFLDPKEDNDSELSQQVSTVKCSDEEQATAAESIQETATEATVASPPSEAVAVAPVAAVDSDNPVDSESEEESTPSPCPDPPASQSAERQTVSPVLREDPPTCAEIDSETAQAVQSLTQETERETVFQECVESQEPCRSLQTYTHVAQSPQLTSLDDCPQSDHSSPLSSAQSHPSQSVRSVNSPAVSILESGYTQISPDHSAISVPSLHNMETSPMMDVPSVSDHSQQVVDSGFSDLGSIESTTENYENPSSYDSTMGGSICGAGPSQNSCSYGSIPPSGLAQSSCAVSQQMAAVNPGSCGMIQQNSLSSPPHCNVKSPQGCVVVERPPSNSQHSQHSQRSQHSQHNSHSRHGPHNQHSQHNQHVPHNQLSQHSQHNPHNQHSHHHNHHLQHNQLSQHNQHPQHSLHNQHSQHSQQQPMAQCAIPTNFTTSMQLADIPESGNPNFALYERINHQGEYSSGHYSQSSGLSLAKLQQFTNTFIDHPHSLPFNHSASHPITSYANTPSLSSQHSSLVSLSQTPHRVPNPQVQATMTPPPNLSSPPPMMLQRNMGISPSQRIQPQMASKSHISARSKSAPLSHHQQQMYARPPQTVAMQAPSRTLAAMPRMNMSMNIMPAPAYNVNSMNMSSLNAMNGYSMSQPMMNSGYHGNHAYMNQSPQYSMQMGMMGTQPYPQQPMQAPPHGNMVYTPAGHHGYMNTGMSKQTLKGQFMRR from the exons ATGGTAAAACTTGCAAACCCTCTGTACACGGAGTGGATTCTGGAAGCAATACAGAAAATCAAACGGCAGAAGCAGCGGCCGTCGGAGGATAGGATCTGCCATGCGGTGGCGACGTCGCACGGACTGGACAAGAAGACCGTGGTGGAGCAGTTGGGATTAAGTGTTCACGATGGCTCTATTCTCAAGGTTACAAATAAAGGGAGCACCTCCTACAAGGACCCGGGAAATCCCGCAAGAGTGGGGTCCGTCCCGCCCGCAAACGTGTCTGTGCCATCGAAGGAATCTATATGGAATTCAAGCGATCTGCGCCATATCGATTGGAATAAAATACTCAACAGGGCCATTGGGGGCCTGGATGATAACCACGGCTCCTCGCTGAAGAACATCGAGAGGTATCTGAGGAACCAGGGCGACCTCTTGAACATTGTGGATAACCCTGCTTTCCGGCAGAGGTTACGGCTGGCGGCCAAGCGGTCGGTTAACAACGGCAGGTTGTCAAAGAATGGCCCCCGGTACAAGCTGAGCCACGGCGGGGTCGATCCAAGGGGCTCCAGGGTTCTAACCACGTCCCCCTTGGTCCTGACGTCAGTGACACTCCTCCCCCATGAACGAGACCAG CTCCGGGTCGACCCCATCCCAATATGCAGTTTCTGTCTTGGAACGAAAGAGTCAAATCGGGACAAGCGGCCAGAAGAGCTGCTGTCCTGTGCAGACTGTGGGAGCAGTG GGCATCCATCATGTCTGAAGTTTTCCCCCGAATTAACCTCAAATGTGAAGAGATTACGATGGCAGTGTATCGAATGCAAAACCTGCAGTTCCTGTCGAATACAGGGGAAAAACGCT GACGAGATGCTATTCTGCGATTCATGTGATCGGGGCTTTCACATGGAATGCTGCGACCCACCGCTTTCAAGAATGCCAAAAG GAACCTGGATCTGCCAAGTATGCAGGCCAAAGGACAACGGGAGAAAGCTGCTGCACCAGAAAGCCGATCAGATCAAACGTCGATATGCAAAGCCACTCGGAAGGCCCAGAAATAAGCTCAAACAAAGAAT CTCTATAACCCGTGGTGACGGCTGCATGGTAGCACTTGGAGGAAGGGGGTCACCTGGTAGGGGTCAAAAGATTACCGTCTGTTCCACACCTTCATCTGGTCATGCTGCATCTGTGAAGGACGCCAGAGACAGATTGGCTGTTGCAGACCCCTGTTGTGCGGTCAACGCCACCCAATTCACCACttccacccccaccaccaccactctacccctcacgCCCACCTCCACCCCAGCTACACTCACCGTTAACAAGAAAACCAAAGGGCTTATCGATGGGCTTTCCAAATTCTTTACCCCTTCTCCCGTGGGCCGGCGCTCGCGGCCTGTAACCGTCGGGTCCCCCGCCAAACAGTTAAGCTCTCGAGACAAGGGTCCGCCCAAACTGTCCATGCCCCCAGAGCTGTTTACCTTCGCTGCTGACGCCACGCAAATGATTACCCTCTCgtcctcttcacttcctccgGCACCTACGCTGCCGGGATTTAGCCCCCCCTCGCAGGtgtccagcagctccacctctGCTAACTCGCCCCAGAGCTCTTCCAGCCAGTCTAGTGTTCCTTCCCTGAGTAGTCTCTGTAATAGCAGCCAACTGAAGGGACTATTTGACGGACTTTCTCACATTTATACGACTCAGGGACAGTCGCGGAAAAAGAGACCACCATGCTATGCGCCGCCTAAGCGCATGCATCATAAGCAGGATTCCCCTCACGCATCCAAAACGGCGCCCCAGCCTCTTGGAAAGAACGAGTTTACTAAAAATAGGTTACACTCCACATCTGCGGGGCCGGGCCGACCCAGAGGACACCCATTTAAGATGGTCAGTCGTTTCAAACGTAACCCCTTCCTTAAAAAGCACAGGACACTAGGCAGGCTGAGGTATAAAGTGAGCCCTCAGAAGGGACCCCCCTCGCCAGGAAAGGGAGACTTGACAGACGGAAGAATTAAGCCTGAGAATAATCATG GCCACAACGGGGACCTGCGTGTGAAGCAGGAGGCCCAGGCGGACTTCGCGGCCATGTCCAGAGAGCAcgtcagagaggaggacatcGAGACGTTCAAGTGTGTCCAGGAACTCGCCGCACAG AGAACTGGATCTCTGATGAACACAGACTCCTTGCGTTGCCCTGCCGTTATCGAATTTGGGAAGTATGAGATTCAAACCTGGTATTCGTCGCCTTACCCGCCTGAATATTCAAG ATTACAAAAGCTTTATCTGTGCGAGTTCTGTCTGAAGTACATGAGAAGCAAAAACATTCTCCAGAGGCACACAAAGAAGTGTGGCTGGTTCCACCCGCCAGCCAATGAAATCTACAGAAAGGACAACCTCTCTGTATTTGAG GTTGATGGAAATGTCAGCAAACTATTCTGCCAAAACCTCTGCCTGTTAGCCAAGCTTTTCCTGGATCACAAGACCTTGTATTATGATGTGGAGCCGTTCCTCTTCTACATACTTACAAAGAATGATGAGAAAGGCTGTCATCTTGTGGGCTATTTCTCCAAG GAAAAGCTTTGCCAGCAGAAGTACAATGTCTCCTGCATAATGATCATGCCTCAGTACCAAAGGCAAGGATTTGGAAGGTTCCTTATTGATTTCA GTTACCTTCTCACCAGGCAAGAAGGACAAGCCGGCTCCCCGGAGAAGCCCCTGTCAGATCTGGGTCGCTTATCTTACCTGGCATATTGGAAAAGTGTCATACTGGAGTACCTTTATAAGCACCCAGATAAACACATCAGTGTTAAAGGAATAAGCAGGGCCACTGGGATGTGTCCGCACGACATCGCCGCTACGCTCCAGCACCTCGGCATGATTGACAGACAGGATGGCAG GATTGTGTTGATCAGAAGAGAGCGGCTGATTCAGAGGCACAAGGACACGCAGAGGGCGAACCCGCGTCAGAACGACGTGGACCCCGACGCCCTACGCTGGACGCCCTCAACGAGCATCAACGCTGTCCTgtccgaggaggagagggaggcagaaaTGGAT GCTGAGCGGCTGAAGGAGCAGGCCGGTTgctgggagaaggaggagagagagggctaCATGATGACTCACGGCAGCAGACAACCTCTCACAAAGGTCCACTGCAAGGTCCCCTACAGGACGTATGAGCGCCGGCCCGCGCCGCCCTGGGCCCGGCgcatccagcagctgcaggacgtcAGCGATGATGAGGCGGACGATGACGAAGACGACGAAGACTCCGACGGCTCTGATGGCTCACCGCCCATCCTGACAAAAGCCCACGCGATGCTCGCAGCCAAGAGAAAG agaaCCATTGTCCTTAAGAAGAGAGGGCGTAAGAGAAAGAGAATAAACAGCAGCGTAACAACAGAAACCATCTCCGAGACGACAGAGGTGCTGAACGAGCCCTTCGACAACTCCGAGGACGAGCGCCCGATGCCCCTGCTGGAGCGGACCTGCAGAGTGGgcgagagggaggaagaggaagaggaggaggaagaggaacggAAAGACAAGCTGCCGATAATGCCAATCAAACGGCGGCGAGGTCGCCCGAGGCTGGAGAAAAATGCACGGAAAGACAATCTTGAACACTGGAATGAAG GAGCTGACGTCCTCTCTAAGAGACCCGGCAGACCTCGTCTGGTGAAGCGGAAGAAAGGCTGGCCCAAAGGAGTGAAGCGTGGCCCTCCCAAGTGGAGACTAAAGAACGAACGGAAGATGGGCTTCAAGCTCAACCTCTACACGCCCCCGGAAACCCCGATGGAAGCGGAGCAGCACCACATTCAGACTGAAGAAGCAAAAGAGGAACCAGACCAGGATGCTGCCGGCACAGACAAGGGCAGCAAAGCTGGCAGAGGCGTGGCCAGTCCGGACATCATGTCAGAGAGGCTTCCCTCGGAGCCCTCGAGTCCCGCGGACCAAGCCTCACAGAAGTCCAGCTCCCCCGAGGGATCGCCTGTCGCTTCGCCGGTCTGCTCACCCGCCGCTTCGCCCGGCCCCTTCTCCCCCCGGCCTGACGACAGAGGGGACTCCCCCGACCCACCTGAAGACGACCAGCAGGAAAGTGAACACGAGCAGGAGTTCCCAGCCAAAGATGCGGACCACAGCGCACAGGGAGCTGTATCACTGGAGAACgagaacgaggaggaagaggaggaggacgagcagaGAACTCAAATAGAGGATCAGGATGCGGATGACGAAGAGGACAGTCACAGGAAGACCGAAGCACCTGAGAGCAGCAAAGCAGAGTTGGATCAGAGTTGGAAAGAGACGCCTGAATGCCCCCCACCTTTTTTAGATCCAAAAGAAGACAATGACTCTGAGCTGAGTCAGCAGGTTTCTACAGTCAAATGTAGTGATGAGGAACAAGCTACCGCTGCAGAAAGCATCCAGGAGACAGCGACTGAAGCAACAGTAGCATCACCACCATCTGAAGCTGTAGCAGTTGCTCCAGTAGCAGCCGTAGACTCTGATAACCCTGTGGACTctgagtcagaggaggagagcacgCCGAGCCCTTGTCCGGATCCACCAGCTTCTCAGAGCGCAGAGAGGCAGACCGTCAGCCCCGTGCTGAGGGAGGATCCTCCAACCTGCGCCGAGATTGACTCAGAGACGGCCCAAGCTGTTCAGTCCCTGACGCAGGAGACCGAACGAGAGACTGTTTTCCAGGAGTGTGTGGAGAGCCAGGAGCCCTGCAGGAGCCTGCAGACCTACACCCACGTGGCCCAGAGCCCCCAGCTCACCTCGCTGGACGACTGCCCCCAGTCCGACCACAGCAGCCCCCTCTCCTCCGCGCAGTCCCACCCGAGTCAGTCCGTGCGCTCCGTCAACAGCCCGGCTGTCTCCATCCTGGAGAGCGGCTACACCCAGATCAGCCCCGACCACAGTGCCATCTCAGTGCCCTCGCTGCACAACATGGAGACCAGCCCCATGATGGACGTGCCGTCCGTCTCCGATCACTCGCAGCAGGTCGTGGACAGTGGCTTCAGCGACCTGGGCAGCATCGAGAGCACCACCGAGAACTACGAGAACCCCAGTAGCTACGACTCGACCATGGGGGGCAGCATCTGCGGGGCAGGCCCCTCCCAGAACAGCTGCTCCTATGGCAGCATCCCCCCCAGTGGCCTGGCCCAGAGCAGCTGTGCCGTGAGCCAGCAAATGGCTGCAGTCAACCCCGGCAGCTGCGGCATGATTCAGCAGAACAGCCTGAGCTCGCCGCCCCACTGCAACGTGAAGTCGCCACAGGGCTGCGTGGTGGTGGAGCGGCCGCCCAGCAACAGCCAGCACAGTCAACACAGCCAGCGCAGCCAGCACAGTCAACACAACTCCCACAGCAGGCACGGCCCACACAATCAGCACAGCCAACACAATCAGCATGTTCCACACAATCAGCTCAGCCAGCACAGTCAACACAATCCCCACAACCAGCATAGTCACCACCACAATCACCACCTGCAGCACAATCAGCTCAGCCAGCACAATCAGCACCCGCAGCATAGTCTTCACAATCAACACAGTCAGCACAGCCAGCAGCAGCCCATGGCCCAGTGCGCCATCCCCACCAACTTCACCACCAGCATGCAGCTGGCCGACATCCCGGAATCCGGCAACCCCAACTTCGCCCTCTACGAGAGGatcaaccaccagggggagtaCAGCAGCGGGCACTACTCCCAGTCGTCTGGCCTCAGTCTGGCCAAACTGCAGCAGTTCACCAACACGTTCATCGACCACCCTCACTCGCTGCCTTTCAACCACTCGGCCTCACATCCCATAACATCTTATGCAAACACGCCCTCGCTCTCATCGCAGCACTCCAGCCTGGTCTCCTTGTCCCAGACGCCCCATCGAGTCCCCAACCCGCAGGTGCAGGCCACCATGACCCCGCCCCCAAACCTCAGCTCCCCGCCGCCCATGATGCTGCAGCGCAACATGGGCATCTCGCCCTCGCAGCGGATCCAGCCCCAAATGGCCTCCAAGAGTCACATCTCTGCACGCTCCAAGTCGGCCCCACTGTcgcaccaccagcagcagatgTACGCCCGGCCGCCACAGACCGTGGCCATGCAGGCGCCATCGAGGACGCTGGCCGCCATGCCGCGCATGAACATGAGCATGAACATCATGCCAGCGCCCGCCTACAATGTCAACTCCATGAACATGTCCTCCCTCAACGCCATGAATGGCTACAGCATGAGCCAGCCCATGATGAACAGTGGCTACCATGGCAACCATGCCTATATGAACCAGTCACCCCAGTACTCTATGCAGATGGGCATGATGGGAACACAGCCATACCCCCAGCAGCCCATGCAGGCTCCACCACATGGCAACATGGTGTACACTCCAGCTGGTCACCATGGTTACATGAACACGGGCATGTCCAAGCAGACCCTGAAAGGGCAGTTCATGAGGCGGTAA
- the LOC133027519 gene encoding dual specificity phosphatase 29-like — protein MASRKPKTGTKINVTKAESGAADVYVTPGGYELEKILNRGSVAYTHVNEVWPNVYIGDEQTAKDKSNLRGLGITHVLNAAEGTWNNVDTGAGYYGDMDVVYYGVVAEDVQTFDLSQYFFSAARFIEETLKNPQNKLLVHCVMGRSRSATLFLAYLMICEGMTVVDAVEHVKRRRRIIPNWGFLKQLRELDTQLLEQRDSLEQR, from the exons ATGGCTTCTCGCAAGCCAAAGACTGGCACCAAGATAAATGTAACAAAGGCGGAATCCGGTGCCGCGGATGTGTATGTCACACCTGGGGGCTATGAGCTGGAGAAAATCCTCAACCGTGGGAGTGTGGCTTACACCCATGTCAACGAGGTCTGGCCCAACGTGTACATCGGAGACGA GCAGACGGCGAAGGACAAGTCCAACCTGAGAGGGTTGGGGATCACGCACGTGCTGAACGCAGCCGAGGGGACGTGGAACAACGTGGACACCGGCGCTGGTTACTACGGCGACATGGACGTCGTCTACTATGGCGTGGTCGCCGAGGACGTCCAGACCTTCGACCTCAGCCAGTATTTCTTCTCTGCCGCTCGGTTCATAGAGGAGACGCTGAAGAATCCTCAGA ATAAACTGCTGGTGCACTGCGTGATGGGAAGGAGTCGCTCCGCCACCCTCTTCCTGGCGTACCTCATGATCTGCGAGGGCATGACGGTGGTGGACGCCGTGGAGCACGTGAAGAGACGCAGGAGGATCATCCCCAACTGGGGCTTCCTGAAGCAGCTGAGGGAGCTGGACACGCAGCTCCTGGAGCAAAGAGACTCCCTGGAGCAGAGATGA
- the LOC133028224 gene encoding dual specificity protein phosphatase 13B-like: MSAEEEPGYQTPPTCDLLELLLTNRRPTGAVNEVWPDLYIGDARTAQDKSLLVDVGITHVVNAADGPQHIDTGPGFYKGTGILYHGVEAADCKDFDLYPFFTETSDFIHGALSQVGKVLVHCARGISRSSTLVLAFLLIRERLSLVEAVKVVRRHRNILPNLGFLQQLRLLDSSLAPQRRTT, encoded by the exons ATGAGCGCCGAGGAGGAGCCCGGGTACCAGACACCACCCACCTGCGATCTGCTCGAGCTTCTGCTGACGAACAGACGCCCCACTGGAGCCGTCAACGAGGTCTGGCCCGACCTCTACATCGGAGACGC GCGCACGGCTCAGGATAAGAGTCTGTTGGTGGATGTGGGAATCACACACGTGGTGAACGCTGCAGACGGCCCCCAGCACATTGACACAGGGCCGGGTTTCTACAAAGGCACCGGCATACTGTATCATGGAGTGGAAGCAGCAGACTGTAAAGATTTCGACTTGTACCCGTTCTTCACGGAGACGTCTGATTTCATTCACGGCGCTCTGAGTCAGGTAG GTAAGGTGCTCGTCCACTGTGCTCGAGGAATCAGCCGCTCTTCCACCCTCGTGTTGGCCTTCCTCCTGATCAGAGAGAGACTCTCCCTGGTTGAGGCCGTTAAGGTCGTTCGCCGGCACAGGAACATTCTTCCCAACCTCGggtttctgcagcagctccgTCTCCTGGACTCATCCTTGGCTCCTCAGAGGAGAACAACATGA
- the LOC133027520 gene encoding dual specificity phosphatase 29-like, with protein MPRGLGCPVSPEGAGGRYETPPASELQRLMWTKKGSCNHLDEVQPRIFIGDMYAAKDKRTLQAHRITHVLNAADGKFNVNTGPSFYRHTSITYHGVEAFDMASFNLSPFFYSAANFIKNALSSPTGKVFVHCAMGLSRSSTLVLAYLVIHGNMTLVDAIKAVSVNRNISPNAGFLEQLRELDKQLHYQGSSRSGNGNRRT; from the exons ATGCCCAGAGGCCTCGGCTGCCCGGTGAGCCCTGAGGGGGCGGGAGGCAGATACGAGACCCCCCCGGCGTCAGAGCTCCAGAGGCTGATGTGGACAAAGAAAGGGAGCTGCAACCATCTGGATGAGGTTCAGCCCAGGATCTTTATCGGAGACAT GTACGCAGCCAAAGACAAGAGGACCCTCCAGGCTCACCGCATCACCCACGTGCTCAACGCCGCCGACGGGAAGTTCAACGTGAACACGGGGCCGAGCTTCTACAGACACACCAGCATCACTTATCATGGAGTGGAAGCTTTTGACATGGCGTCCTTTAACTTGAGCCCCTTCTTTTACTCAGCCGCCAATTTCATCAAGAACGCTCTGAGCTCGCCCACAG GTAAAGTGTTTGTCCACTGCGCGATGGGCCTCAGCCGCTCGTCCACCTTGGTCCTGGCGTATCTGGTGATCCACGGGAACATGACGCTGGTGGACGCCATCAAAGCCGTCAGCGTGAACAGAAACATCTCGCCCAACGCCGGCTTCctggagcagctgagagagCTGGACAAACAACTGCACTACCAAGGGTCCTCGAGGAGCGGGAACGGAAACAGACGAACTTGA
- the LOC133028225 gene encoding dual specificity phosphatase 29-like yields MNKPQNDITVLPCVKDLVKVLYGGKRFGNRVDEVWPNLFIGDMSVANDRYSLWKLGITHVVNAAHGRMYCQGSHDFYGSSVDYYGVPADDSPSFDLSRYFFPSADYIQEALNTTGARVFVHCAVGVSRSASLVLAYLMIYHHYTLLEAIAKVKERRWIFPNTGFLKQLLALDVERFYPTGFGLKMSAEKGKRMEYLTVKDLQKLLNSCKLRLGNIDEVWPNIYIGNVAVAQNKTALQKLGITHVLNAAHSKRGSIGNHSFYGNDFVYCGIPADDSTHFDLDVYFQPAADFIQKALKSPDGKVLVHCIMGMSRSSTLVLAYLMIHRQLPLERALQKLIRKRAIYPNRNFLALLLDLDLQLTRKEKSCQIL; encoded by the exons ATGAATAAGCCTCAGAATGACATCACAGTTTTACCTTGTGTGAAAGACTTAGTCAAGGTTTTGTACGGAGGAAAAAGGTTTGGCAATCGTGTGGATGAAGTTTGGCCTAACTTGTTCATTGGCGACAT GTCAGTGGCCAACGATCGCTACAGCCTGTGGAAGCTGGGAATCACTCATGTTGTGAACGCAGCTCACGGGAGGATGTACTGCCAGGGGAGCCATGACTTCTACGGATCCTCTGTGGATTATTATGGAGTGCCTGCGGATGACTCACCGTCTTTTGACCTCTCTCGCTATTTCTTTCCCTCTGCTGATTATATTCAGGAGGCGCTCAACACGACTGGCG CTCGGGTATTTGTCCACTGTGCGGTTGGAGTCAGCAGGTCTGCCTCCCTGGTCCTGGCCTACCTAATGATCTACCACCATTACACCCTGCTAGAGGCCATCGCTAAGGTCAAAGAGCGCAGGTGGATTTTCCCCAACACAGGATTCCTCAAACAGCTCCTCGCTTTGGATGTAGAAC GATTCTATCCAACTGGATTTGGACTCAAAATGTCAGCAGAGAAAGGCAAGAGAATGGAATATCTAACTGTGAAGGATTTGCAGAAGCTGCTGAACTCATGCAAACTACGTCTCGGTAATATCGACGAGGTCTGGCCGAACATTTACATCGGCAATGT GGCAGTAGCCCAAAACAAGACTGCCTTGCAGAAGTTAGGTATAACTCATGTGTTAAACGCTGCTCACTCCAAGCGAGGCAGCATAGGGAACCACAGCTTTTATGGCAACGACTTTGTGTATTGTGGCATTCCAGCAGATGACTCGACACACTTCGATCTGGATGTTTACTTCCAGCCGGCAGCCGATTTCATTCAAAAGGCTCTGAAGTCACCTGATG gaaaagttctggtgCACTGCATCATGGGAATGAGCCGCTCCTCCACGCTGGTGTTAGCGTACCTCATGATCCACCGCCAACTCCCGCTCGAACGGGCTTTGCAGAAATTGATCCGGAAGCGAGCCATCTACCCCAACAGGAACTTcctggctctgctgctggaTCTGGATCTTCAGCTGACGAGAAAAGAGAAATCCTGTCAGATCCTGTGA